Proteins encoded together in one Prochlorococcus marinus str. MIT 9211 window:
- a CDS encoding glutamate synthase-related protein, whose product MPLDSSSPKSPYCDSKSPDSMIGEKDACGVGFLAHTKGVPSHWVLQQALRGLECMEHRGGCGGDSDSGDGAGILCEIPWKYLKSIWSAAKTANRYTGLGMIFMPNDEKERNSAKAIFEKEARGLGLISKGWREVPVKTSVLGVLARDTAPFIEQWLIEGQEHGEKLERLLYRLRKRIEKRCIETLGENAKDLYIASLSNRTVVYKGMVRSEVLASFYTDLLDPRFEIAFAVYHRRFSTNTLPRWPLAQPMRLLGHNGEINTLLGNLNWAKATEVHLREIWNDSTDDLKPVVNASSSDSANLDATLELLVRSGRPITESLLTLVPEAFRDQPELEGQSAIKSFYEYSACTQESWDGPALLVFADGCFVGATLDRNGLRPARYCVTKDDLVIMGSETGVVDIEDERILEKGRLGPGQMLAVDLQQGRLLRNWDVKKEAASRHPYKEWLSDNRLNLSKQPWKKETYLSQLDLIQIQTAFGFSAEDLDLVIEAMASEGKEPTYCMGDDIPLAILSSKPHLLYDYFKQRFAQVTNPPIDPLREKLVMSLEMHLGKRGSPLKPKPNAFSVVHINSPILNENDLAQISKASLPVKTLTTLLDIEQGVTGLKESLMQLCNEAEKAVRDGNRILILSDRGICATKTYIPPLLAVGAVHHHLLLHKLRLDASIIVDTAQCWSTHHVGCLIGYGASAICPWLTWESTRHWWEHPKTQKLIQSGKIPNLTINKAQENLKKALEDGLRKILSKIGISLLASYHGAQIFEAVGIGSDLINLAFAGTTSRIAGLSLKELAIETLSFHSKAYPQLDRKRLEFLGFVQYRTGGEYHLNNPEMSKALHAAVKAGPQYNHFTTYKSLLESRPATALRDLLTLRESKKTLPLDQVESAESICKRFCTGGMSLGALSREAHEVLAIAMNRIGGKSNSGEGGEDPDRFKTLNDVDSENQSQILPNIKGLRNGDTACSAIKQIASGRFGVTPEYLRSAKQLEIKMAQGAKPGEGGQLPGPKVDSYIAKLRNSKAGVALISPPPHHDIYSIEDLAQLIHDLHQVHPSAKVSVKLVAEIGIGTIAAGVAKANADVIQISGHDGGTGASPLSSIKHAGLPWELGLTEVHRSLIENGLRSRVLLRTDGGLKTGWDVVIAALLGAEEFGFGSIAMIAEGCIMARICHTNKCPVGVATQQEALRKRFPGLPEHVVNFFLFVAEEVRHILSNLGVARLEDLIGKTELLEPRNLKLPKTNKLDLSSLLKPLETANDRSWLQHKNTAHSNGIVLEDKLLKDSEIKQSIISHANVIKEIPILNTDRSVCARISGEIAQLYGNKGFKGNLNLTFKGSAGQSFGAFLLQGMNIRLVGEANDYVGKGMNGGVLTIVPPSNNQNVSNHVILGNTCLYGGTGGKLFSLGRAGERFGVRNSGVHAVIEGAGDHCCEYMTGGIVVVLGSTGRNVGAGMTGGVAFLLDEEDQATARINQENVGIHGLSTKEQEDLLKPLLEEHLVQTQSTKAHDILNRWAYWKELFKVIVPPSEKSKVGLEAVDIALV is encoded by the coding sequence ATGCCTCTTGATTCCAGTAGTCCTAAGTCGCCTTACTGCGATAGCAAATCCCCAGACTCAATGATTGGGGAGAAAGATGCCTGTGGCGTCGGCTTCTTAGCTCATACAAAAGGCGTCCCCAGCCATTGGGTACTGCAACAAGCACTTCGCGGCTTGGAATGCATGGAGCACAGAGGAGGATGTGGTGGAGACAGTGATTCCGGTGATGGAGCAGGAATCCTCTGTGAAATTCCATGGAAATATTTAAAAAGCATTTGGTCGGCAGCAAAAACAGCCAATAGATACACTGGATTAGGCATGATTTTTATGCCTAATGATGAAAAAGAACGTAATTCTGCAAAAGCTATTTTTGAGAAAGAAGCACGAGGCCTTGGGCTAATTTCAAAAGGATGGAGAGAAGTCCCTGTTAAAACTTCTGTTCTAGGAGTACTCGCCAGAGATACAGCCCCTTTTATCGAGCAATGGCTCATTGAAGGGCAAGAACATGGCGAGAAACTAGAGAGATTGTTATATCGATTAAGAAAGCGCATAGAAAAGCGATGCATAGAAACACTAGGAGAAAATGCAAAAGATCTTTATATAGCTTCTTTAAGTAATCGAACTGTTGTGTACAAAGGGATGGTTAGGTCTGAGGTTTTAGCAAGTTTCTATACTGACCTCCTAGACCCTCGCTTTGAAATAGCCTTTGCCGTCTATCACAGAAGATTCAGTACAAACACACTTCCCAGATGGCCACTGGCACAGCCAATGAGACTTCTTGGGCATAACGGAGAAATCAATACATTGCTAGGGAATCTCAACTGGGCGAAAGCTACGGAAGTCCACTTAAGAGAAATTTGGAATGACTCAACAGATGACTTAAAACCTGTTGTGAATGCATCCTCAAGTGATTCTGCAAATCTTGACGCAACACTTGAACTACTCGTCAGAAGTGGAAGACCTATTACGGAAAGCCTTCTTACTCTTGTTCCAGAAGCATTTCGAGACCAACCAGAACTCGAAGGTCAATCTGCAATAAAATCATTCTATGAATATTCAGCTTGTACACAAGAGTCTTGGGATGGCCCAGCTCTTCTAGTCTTTGCGGATGGTTGTTTTGTAGGAGCAACACTAGATAGAAATGGTCTCAGGCCAGCACGTTACTGCGTTACAAAAGATGATTTAGTCATCATGGGTTCTGAAACAGGTGTGGTTGATATTGAAGATGAACGAATCCTTGAAAAAGGAAGATTAGGGCCAGGACAAATGCTCGCTGTGGATCTTCAGCAAGGCAGACTTTTAAGAAATTGGGATGTCAAGAAAGAAGCTGCGAGTAGACATCCCTACAAGGAATGGCTATCAGATAATCGACTAAACTTGTCTAAACAACCCTGGAAAAAAGAAACGTATTTGAGCCAACTAGATCTAATACAAATTCAAACAGCATTTGGATTCTCAGCAGAGGATTTAGATCTAGTCATCGAAGCAATGGCCAGCGAAGGGAAAGAGCCTACTTATTGCATGGGGGACGATATTCCTCTTGCAATACTCTCTAGCAAGCCTCACCTCTTATACGACTATTTCAAACAAAGGTTTGCTCAAGTCACCAATCCTCCAATAGACCCATTGAGAGAAAAGCTAGTAATGAGCCTCGAAATGCATCTTGGCAAACGTGGTTCACCTCTCAAGCCCAAGCCAAATGCCTTCTCAGTTGTTCATATAAACTCACCAATATTAAATGAAAATGATTTAGCTCAGATAAGCAAAGCCAGTCTTCCTGTTAAAACACTAACGACTTTATTAGATATTGAGCAAGGTGTTACTGGGCTAAAGGAAAGCCTCATGCAACTTTGTAATGAAGCCGAAAAAGCCGTACGAGATGGGAACAGAATCCTAATACTCTCAGACCGTGGAATCTGTGCTACTAAAACATATATTCCTCCTTTACTTGCAGTTGGTGCAGTTCATCACCACTTACTGCTTCATAAGCTGCGCCTAGATGCATCAATAATTGTTGATACTGCACAATGCTGGAGTACGCATCATGTGGGATGTCTCATTGGATATGGTGCAAGCGCTATATGCCCATGGTTAACGTGGGAAAGCACTCGCCATTGGTGGGAGCACCCAAAGACCCAAAAGTTAATTCAAAGCGGCAAAATACCGAACCTCACGATTAATAAAGCACAAGAGAATTTAAAAAAGGCTTTAGAAGATGGGCTTCGAAAGATCCTATCAAAGATTGGTATATCTCTCTTGGCGAGTTATCATGGTGCTCAAATCTTCGAAGCAGTAGGTATTGGCTCTGACTTAATCAACCTGGCCTTCGCAGGAACAACGAGCAGAATCGCTGGGTTGAGCTTAAAAGAGTTAGCTATTGAAACTCTTTCTTTTCACAGCAAAGCATACCCTCAATTAGATCGTAAGAGACTAGAGTTTCTAGGGTTTGTTCAATATAGAACTGGCGGTGAATACCACTTAAACAATCCAGAGATGTCTAAAGCACTTCATGCTGCTGTAAAGGCTGGGCCACAGTATAACCACTTCACGACATATAAATCCCTATTAGAGTCAAGACCCGCAACAGCATTGCGTGACTTGCTAACTCTGCGCGAATCAAAGAAAACTTTACCTCTAGATCAAGTAGAAAGTGCTGAAAGTATTTGCAAAAGATTTTGCACAGGAGGCATGAGTTTAGGGGCGCTATCAAGAGAAGCTCATGAAGTGCTAGCAATAGCTATGAACCGCATAGGAGGTAAAAGTAATAGCGGTGAAGGAGGAGAAGATCCAGATAGATTTAAAACCCTGAATGATGTCGATTCAGAGAATCAATCTCAAATCTTGCCAAATATCAAGGGTCTTAGGAATGGAGACACTGCATGCTCAGCAATAAAACAAATCGCATCGGGCCGTTTTGGAGTAACCCCTGAATATCTCAGGAGTGCTAAGCAACTGGAGATAAAAATGGCCCAAGGAGCTAAGCCTGGCGAAGGTGGGCAGCTACCTGGCCCCAAAGTAGATTCATATATAGCGAAACTCCGAAATAGCAAAGCAGGCGTTGCTCTCATATCTCCTCCTCCACACCATGATATTTACTCCATAGAAGATTTAGCTCAGCTAATTCACGACCTACATCAAGTTCATCCATCAGCAAAAGTAAGCGTAAAGCTAGTAGCAGAGATAGGGATTGGGACTATTGCAGCTGGAGTGGCAAAAGCAAATGCTGATGTGATACAGATTTCAGGCCATGATGGTGGGACAGGTGCTTCTCCGCTTAGCTCTATAAAGCACGCAGGCTTACCATGGGAATTAGGCCTTACAGAAGTTCATCGCTCCCTTATTGAAAATGGTTTAAGAAGTCGAGTGTTACTGAGAACAGATGGTGGATTAAAAACCGGTTGGGATGTCGTTATCGCTGCCCTACTTGGAGCAGAGGAATTTGGTTTCGGGTCGATTGCCATGATTGCCGAAGGCTGCATAATGGCACGCATTTGTCATACCAACAAATGTCCAGTGGGTGTGGCTACACAACAAGAAGCACTACGAAAACGCTTCCCAGGTCTCCCAGAACATGTAGTCAATTTTTTCCTCTTTGTCGCAGAAGAAGTGCGACACATCCTCAGCAATCTAGGAGTTGCAAGACTGGAAGATCTAATTGGAAAAACAGAGCTTCTAGAGCCTCGTAATTTAAAACTGCCAAAAACGAACAAGCTTGATCTATCTTCTCTCCTTAAGCCTCTAGAAACTGCAAATGATAGATCATGGCTTCAGCACAAGAATACAGCTCATTCAAATGGAATTGTATTGGAAGATAAGCTTCTAAAAGATAGTGAAATTAAGCAGTCAATCATTTCACATGCCAATGTAATCAAAGAGATTCCAATCCTCAATACCGATAGAAGCGTTTGTGCCCGTATATCCGGTGAGATAGCTCAACTATATGGAAACAAAGGCTTTAAAGGTAATCTTAATCTGACATTTAAGGGTTCGGCAGGACAAAGTTTTGGCGCCTTCCTTTTGCAAGGAATGAACATTCGCTTAGTGGGGGAAGCTAACGACTATGTAGGTAAAGGAATGAATGGAGGTGTTTTAACAATAGTGCCTCCTAGCAATAATCAAAATGTCTCCAATCATGTAATCCTTGGCAACACATGCCTTTATGGGGGAACAGGCGGTAAGCTCTTTTCTCTTGGAAGAGCAGGGGAGCGTTTTGGTGTAAGAAATAGTGGAGTTCATGCAGTTATCGAAGGTGCAGGCGATCATTGCTGTGAATACATGACAGGAGGAATAGTTGTCGTACTTGGCTCAACGGGCAGAAATGTAGGTGCAGGAATGACTGGTGGAGTAGCTTTTCTATTAGATGAAGAGGATCAAGCTACAGCTCGTATAAATCAAGAAAATGTTGGAATTCATGGCTTATCTACCAAAGAACAGGAGGATTTGCTCAAGCCTCTCTTAGAAGAGCACTTAGTACAAACTCAAAGCACCAAAGCCCATGACATTCTTAATCGTTGGGCATACTGGAAGGAGCTTTTTAAAGTAATTGTCCCACCAAGTGAGAAAAGTAAAGTTGGCCTAGAGGCAGTGGACATAGCACTCGTATAA
- a CDS encoding YciI family protein, with product MSLFIKTEQFTQDTLRLLPEQRHAYLAEHKFWVEKLKSTGKKLASGYLVNEEKCPGGGGLLVIEANCFEEAKLLVEQDPMVKNNLVTWELQEWIPVTGQLLS from the coding sequence GTGTCGTTATTTATCAAGACCGAGCAATTCACTCAAGACACTCTAAGGCTTTTGCCAGAACAGCGTCATGCTTACCTAGCAGAGCATAAGTTTTGGGTGGAGAAATTAAAGTCCACTGGTAAAAAGCTAGCCTCCGGCTATTTAGTCAATGAAGAAAAATGTCCTGGGGGAGGAGGATTACTAGTTATAGAAGCAAATTGTTTTGAAGAAGCAAAATTACTTGTTGAGCAAGACCCCATGGTAAAAAATAATTTAGTCACTTGGGAACTACAAGAATGGATACCTGTAACAGGACAGCTCCTAAGTTAA
- the cobJ gene encoding precorrin-3B C(17)-methyltransferase, producing MNLRLIKISINTLEIIFFSKSAKRIALGLSGSSWELLQRLLYRKHADHLALPPGAASTIKNPPKELWIDSPTEIFKENWGPESTFLVVGAVGAVIRIIAPLLTTKTDDPAVLVMDSRAENIIPLIGGHKAGAEELAFHLSEEFGGNIVLTGFSSMNEMLPIDSFGTAWGWKRNGDLKKWNELMIQQSKSLPIKFFQQAGSTLWQSSKGAFNSLFAKGKLTNQECLSFEISSDLTEKCSWHPPVLWVGIGCERNTSLSLLEKALQDSLRKAGLAKSSIAGFASIEIKSDEPALTSLISKEALPVRFYSAQELSEVEVPNPSAFVQSEVGTSSVAEAASILSAGKGAKLKLEKQIFQSKENGAATIAIAESVEPFAPDRGEIHLVGSGPGELSFLTQDARFALSRSAVWVGYKRYLDLLEPFRRHDQVRMDGSLTRERDRCQEALKLAVQGVRVALISSGDSGIYGMAGLALELWLELPQKSRPRFEVHPGITALQFAAAKAGAPLMHDFCAISLSDCLTSWEKIEERLIAAAKGDFVIALYNPRSKDRFWQLGKALEIFLQYLPANTPILLARQLGRSEETIATYLLGDFPIEKVDMLSVVLVGNSSTYVQDGYWLTPRGY from the coding sequence ATGAACCTCAGGTTGATCAAAATATCCATAAATACATTGGAAATTATCTTCTTTTCTAAATCAGCTAAGCGAATTGCGTTAGGACTTTCTGGTTCTTCATGGGAATTACTCCAAAGACTTTTATATAGAAAGCATGCGGATCATCTGGCTCTGCCCCCTGGAGCTGCTTCTACTATTAAAAATCCCCCCAAAGAATTGTGGATTGACTCTCCTACAGAAATTTTTAAAGAAAATTGGGGACCAGAATCTACTTTTCTGGTTGTGGGTGCGGTTGGCGCAGTTATAAGGATTATTGCTCCTTTATTAACGACAAAAACAGACGACCCTGCTGTACTTGTTATGGATTCGAGAGCTGAAAATATTATTCCACTTATTGGCGGTCATAAAGCAGGAGCGGAAGAATTAGCTTTCCACCTATCTGAAGAATTTGGAGGAAACATAGTTCTTACAGGTTTCTCATCAATGAATGAAATGCTCCCAATAGATAGTTTTGGGACTGCATGGGGTTGGAAGCGTAATGGAGACTTAAAAAAATGGAATGAATTAATGATTCAGCAATCAAAATCTTTACCTATAAAGTTTTTCCAACAAGCAGGCTCCACTTTGTGGCAATCTTCCAAAGGCGCATTCAATTCTTTATTTGCTAAAGGGAAACTCACCAATCAAGAATGTCTTTCTTTTGAAATTAGTTCTGATTTAACTGAAAAATGTTCGTGGCACCCTCCAGTCTTATGGGTTGGGATTGGTTGTGAGAGAAATACATCTTTAAGCCTTCTAGAAAAAGCATTACAGGATTCATTAAGAAAGGCTGGCTTAGCAAAATCTTCAATAGCAGGCTTTGCAAGCATTGAAATCAAATCAGATGAACCTGCTCTGACTTCGCTTATTAGTAAAGAAGCATTACCAGTGCGCTTTTATAGTGCTCAAGAACTTTCTGAAGTGGAAGTCCCTAATCCATCAGCATTTGTTCAATCAGAAGTTGGGACTTCTTCGGTTGCCGAGGCGGCATCTATTTTATCTGCTGGGAAAGGTGCAAAATTGAAATTGGAAAAGCAAATATTTCAATCAAAGGAGAATGGTGCTGCAACTATTGCGATAGCTGAGTCCGTTGAACCTTTTGCACCAGATCGAGGAGAAATTCATTTAGTTGGCAGTGGACCAGGTGAACTTAGCTTCTTAACGCAAGATGCGCGATTTGCTTTATCTAGAAGTGCAGTGTGGGTTGGATATAAACGTTATTTGGATCTTTTAGAACCTTTCCGAAGGCATGATCAAGTTCGTATGGACGGATCTTTGACTCGTGAAAGAGACCGCTGCCAAGAGGCCTTGAAATTAGCAGTGCAAGGTGTTCGCGTGGCTTTGATATCTTCTGGAGATTCTGGAATTTATGGTATGGCTGGGCTCGCTTTAGAACTATGGCTGGAGCTTCCACAAAAAAGCAGACCTAGATTTGAGGTCCATCCTGGTATTACTGCTCTTCAGTTCGCAGCAGCTAAAGCAGGTGCACCTTTAATGCATGATTTTTGTGCAATCAGCCTGAGCGATTGTTTGACTTCTTGGGAAAAAATAGAAGAGCGCCTAATCGCTGCTGCGAAAGGGGATTTTGTTATCGCTTTATATAATCCAAGGTCTAAAGATAGATTTTGGCAGTTAGGTAAGGCATTGGAAATCTTTCTTCAATATCTTCCAGCTAATACTCCAATATTGTTGGCTCGTCAGCTTGGTAGATCTGAGGAGACAATTGCTACATATCTATTAGGAGACTTTCCAATAGAAAAAGTGGATATGCTTAGTGTCGTGCTGGTCGGTAATAGTTCCACCTACGTACAAGATGGATATTGGTTAACACCTCGGGGCTACTAA
- the rpsG gene encoding 30S ribosomal protein S7, whose protein sequence is MSRRNAAEKRPVLPDPQFNNRLATMMVARLMKHGKKSTAQRILSDAFGLINERTGSDPIELFETAVKNATPLVEVRARRVGGATYQVPMEVRQERGTAMALRWLVNFSRSRNGRSMAHKLAGELMDAANEAGNAVRKREETHKMAEANKAFAHYRY, encoded by the coding sequence ATGTCAAGACGTAATGCGGCAGAAAAAAGGCCAGTTTTGCCTGATCCTCAATTTAATAATCGTCTAGCAACAATGATGGTTGCTCGGCTTATGAAGCATGGAAAGAAATCAACAGCACAAAGGATTTTGTCAGACGCTTTTGGATTAATCAATGAAAGAACAGGCTCTGATCCAATAGAACTATTTGAAACAGCAGTTAAGAACGCTACTCCTCTTGTAGAAGTTAGGGCTAGAAGGGTTGGAGGAGCTACTTATCAGGTTCCTATGGAAGTTCGTCAGGAACGGGGAACGGCAATGGCACTTAGATGGCTTGTAAATTTCTCAAGATCAAGGAATGGTCGCAGCATGGCGCACAAACTTGCTGGCGAACTCATGGATGCGGCTAATGAGGCTGGTAATGCAGTGAGGAAAAGGGAAGAGACACATAAAATGGCTGAGGCGAACAAAGCTTTTGCTCATTATCGTTATTGA
- the psaA gene encoding photosystem I core protein PsaA — translation MTISPPERGEKAKGGVPTPYDQPVDRGNAPVDFEKLNKPGFWSSKLSKGPKTTTWIWNLHADAHDFDTHLGDLEETSRKIFSAHFGHLAVVFIWMSAAFFHGARFSNYTGWLADPTNVKPGAQVVWPVVGQEILNADLGGNYHGLQITSGIFQMWRAWGITSEVQLMALAIGAVVMAALMLHGGIYHYHKAAPKLEWFQKIEPMIQHHQIALIGLGSIAWAGHLIHIGAPVSALLDAIDAGNPLVVDGVSIASASDVTNLAPKLCDPAIASQIFPSLAGRTVENFFTLNWWAFTDILTNKGGLNPVTGSLWMTDISHHHLAFGVFAIFGGHMWRNAVHGVGHSMKEIMDVHKGDPILFPAPKGHEGIFDFLSNSWHGQLSINLAMVGSASIVVAHHMYALPPYPYIAIDYPTVLGLFTHHMWIGGLFICGAAAHAGIAMIRDYDPAIHVDNVLDRMLKARDAIISHLNWVCMWLGFHSFGLYIHNDVMRALGRPQDMFSDTGIQLQPFLAQWVQNLQQSAVGTGQLVGAGNLPGNVLSEVFNGNVIEVGGKVAIGPIPLGTADLMIHHVHAFTIHVTLLILLKGVLYSRSSRLIPDKAQLGFRFPCDGPGRGGTCQVSSWDHVFLGLFWMYNSLSVVIFHFSWKMQSDVWGLTGGNFAQSSITINGWLRDFLWAQSSQVLTSYGQPISMYGLMFLGAHFVWAFSLMFLFSGRGYWQELFESIVWAHNKLKVAPTIQPRALSITQGRAVGVAHFLLGGIATTWAFFHARLIGLG, via the coding sequence ATGACCATTAGCCCACCAGAACGTGGGGAGAAAGCAAAAGGAGGAGTGCCAACTCCTTATGACCAGCCAGTTGATAGAGGCAATGCTCCTGTCGACTTTGAAAAACTCAACAAACCTGGGTTCTGGTCTTCAAAGCTTTCCAAAGGTCCAAAAACCACTACATGGATTTGGAACCTCCACGCTGACGCACATGATTTCGACACTCATCTAGGAGACCTAGAAGAGACAAGTAGGAAGATCTTCTCAGCCCATTTTGGCCACTTGGCTGTGGTTTTTATATGGATGAGTGCTGCATTCTTCCATGGAGCTCGCTTCTCTAATTACACTGGTTGGTTAGCTGACCCAACAAACGTAAAGCCTGGTGCCCAGGTTGTTTGGCCAGTAGTTGGACAAGAAATTCTTAATGCTGATTTAGGAGGCAATTATCACGGTCTCCAAATCACATCAGGTATTTTCCAAATGTGGCGTGCTTGGGGTATTACCAGCGAAGTACAACTAATGGCATTAGCCATTGGTGCAGTTGTAATGGCTGCCTTAATGCTTCACGGTGGAATTTATCATTATCACAAAGCAGCTCCAAAACTTGAGTGGTTCCAAAAAATAGAACCAATGATCCAGCACCATCAGATAGCTTTGATAGGTCTGGGATCAATTGCATGGGCAGGTCACCTAATTCATATTGGTGCCCCGGTATCAGCTCTATTAGATGCAATTGATGCAGGGAATCCATTAGTAGTTGATGGTGTATCAATTGCAAGTGCTTCTGATGTCACTAACCTTGCTCCAAAGCTTTGTGATCCAGCTATAGCAAGTCAGATTTTCCCTAGCCTAGCTGGCCGAACTGTTGAGAATTTCTTTACTCTCAACTGGTGGGCGTTCACCGATATCCTTACAAACAAAGGTGGCTTGAATCCTGTAACAGGAAGCCTTTGGATGACTGATATCTCTCATCACCACCTAGCGTTTGGTGTCTTTGCCATCTTTGGTGGTCATATGTGGCGTAACGCGGTTCATGGCGTAGGTCACAGCATGAAAGAGATAATGGATGTTCATAAGGGTGATCCAATCCTTTTCCCTGCTCCAAAAGGGCATGAAGGGATTTTTGATTTCTTAAGTAATAGTTGGCATGGCCAATTAAGTATCAATCTCGCAATGGTTGGGTCAGCAAGTATTGTTGTTGCCCATCACATGTATGCGCTTCCTCCATATCCATACATTGCTATTGATTATCCAACTGTACTTGGATTATTTACTCACCACATGTGGATAGGTGGTTTATTTATCTGTGGAGCAGCAGCTCATGCTGGCATAGCGATGATCAGGGACTACGACCCTGCGATTCATGTAGATAACGTTCTTGATAGAATGCTCAAGGCTCGTGATGCAATTATCAGCCACTTAAACTGGGTTTGCATGTGGCTTGGATTCCATAGTTTTGGTCTTTATATTCATAACGATGTCATGAGAGCTCTTGGACGCCCTCAAGACATGTTTAGTGATACAGGAATTCAATTACAGCCTTTCTTGGCACAATGGGTTCAAAACTTACAGCAAAGTGCTGTTGGTACAGGTCAGCTTGTAGGTGCAGGAAATTTACCTGGCAACGTTCTTAGTGAAGTATTCAATGGAAATGTCATTGAAGTTGGAGGAAAAGTTGCTATTGGGCCGATCCCATTAGGAACTGCAGACTTGATGATTCATCATGTTCATGCATTCACAATTCATGTAACTCTCCTAATTCTTTTAAAAGGAGTTCTTTACTCAAGAAGTTCTCGTCTCATTCCTGACAAAGCTCAACTTGGCTTCCGTTTCCCATGTGATGGGCCAGGAAGAGGAGGCACATGTCAGGTTTCCTCATGGGATCATGTTTTCCTTGGCCTATTTTGGATGTATAACAGTCTCTCTGTTGTTATCTTCCATTTCTCATGGAAAATGCAAAGTGATGTATGGGGCTTAACTGGTGGAAATTTTGCCCAAAGCTCAATCACAATTAATGGTTGGCTTAGGGATTTCCTATGGGCACAATCTTCTCAGGTTCTAACAAGCTATGGACAACCCATTAGTATGTATGGACTAATGTTCCTTGGTGCTCACTTTGTTTGGGCATTCAGCCTTATGTTCCTATTCAGTGGCCGTGGTTACTGGCAGGAACTTTTTGAGTCAATCGTTTGGGCCCATAACAAATTGAAAGTGGCTCCAACAATTCAACCTCGTGCATTGTCTATTACTCAAGGCCGTGCAGTTGGTGTTGCTCACTTCCTTCTAGGTGGAATAGCTACCACCTGGGCCTTCTTCCACGCCCGCCTTATTGGGCTCGGCTAA
- the lipA gene encoding lipoyl synthase — protein sequence MLKPEWLRVKAPQQERIGSVAELLSDLKLNTVCQEASCPNIGECFAGGTATFLIMGPGCTRACPYCDIAFDKSERGLDPTEPHRLGEAVSRLGLNHVVITSVNRDDLKDGGASQFVACIESVRARSPETTIELLIPDLCGDWNALNVVMKAKPNVLNHNIETVPRLYKKARPQGQYERSLELLRRVRDGWPKVYTKSGLMVGLGETDEEVMNVLSDLRSNQVDIVTIGQYLSPGPKHLPVARFVTPDQFAAYRKEGEAKLGFLQVVSSPLTRSSYHAGEVQRLMATYPR from the coding sequence TTGCTCAAACCGGAATGGCTACGAGTCAAAGCACCTCAACAGGAGAGGATTGGCTCAGTAGCTGAGTTGTTGTCAGATTTAAAACTCAATACTGTTTGTCAAGAAGCTAGTTGCCCCAATATTGGGGAGTGTTTTGCAGGAGGCACTGCTACTTTTCTGATAATGGGGCCAGGATGTACACGTGCATGTCCATATTGTGATATAGCTTTTGATAAAAGTGAGCGAGGTTTAGATCCAACGGAACCACATCGCCTTGGAGAGGCTGTTTCGAGATTAGGGTTAAACCATGTTGTTATTACTTCTGTAAATCGAGATGATCTCAAGGATGGTGGTGCAAGCCAGTTTGTGGCTTGTATTGAGTCAGTCCGGGCACGTTCTCCAGAAACAACAATAGAGCTATTGATTCCCGACTTATGTGGCGACTGGAATGCTCTAAATGTTGTGATGAAAGCAAAGCCAAATGTTCTGAATCACAATATAGAAACAGTTCCACGCTTATATAAAAAGGCTAGACCTCAAGGGCAATATGAACGTTCTTTGGAATTATTGCGTCGTGTTAGAGATGGTTGGCCTAAGGTATATACCAAGTCAGGATTGATGGTTGGCCTTGGAGAGACAGATGAAGAGGTTATGAATGTCTTATCCGATCTTAGGTCTAACCAAGTTGATATTGTTACGATAGGTCAATATCTTTCTCCTGGGCCTAAGCATTTGCCTGTAGCACGCTTTGTCACCCCTGACCAATTTGCAGCTTATAGAAAGGAAGGAGAAGCAAAATTAGGGTTCCTTCAAGTTGTTAGCTCCCCACTCACTAGGAGTAGTTATCACGCTGGAGAGGTACAAAGACTAATGGCTACTTACCCAAGATGA
- the rpsL gene encoding 30S ribosomal protein S12 — MPTIQQLIRTERKRLTRKTKSPALRSCPERRGVCTRVYTSTPKKPNSALRKVARVRLTSGFEVTAYIPGIGHNLQEHSVVLLRGGRVKDLPGVRYHIIRGTLDTAGVKDRRQSRSKYGAKVPK; from the coding sequence ATGCCAACCATTCAACAGCTAATTAGAACTGAGCGAAAGCGGCTCACTCGTAAGACTAAATCGCCTGCATTGCGTTCCTGTCCAGAGCGTAGGGGAGTTTGTACTCGGGTTTATACCTCAACTCCAAAAAAACCAAACTCTGCATTGCGTAAGGTCGCTCGCGTAAGATTAACCTCAGGTTTTGAAGTAACAGCCTATATCCCGGGTATTGGCCACAATCTTCAAGAACACTCAGTGGTATTGCTTAGGGGAGGCAGAGTTAAAGATCTCCCCGGTGTGCGTTATCACATAATTCGAGGGACTCTTGACACAGCAGGTGTTAAGGATCGACGACAATCTCGCTCTAAATATGGAGCAAAAGTTCCGAAGTAG